A stretch of the Teredinibacter haidensis genome encodes the following:
- a CDS encoding FAD-dependent oxidoreductase, whose amino-acid sequence MEEVDITVIGGGINGVSVAAEAASRGLRTVLVHDSDLASGGSATPVTLSGTHLQHLSALDYFQLNTMLDELQRLGRTAPHLLELLPVTQVNGEPVKETGEGLIEKYFQGVRDKSLASMCTESFSTKIQSLAAKIKPSRLIICKALQAQKYGAIILPRHKVTSASRQVKHWELQLERQPAPSDTTNETATDIKSNIIINCSGWWANELMENLLHIRTRCKAKEEHRTQFFFRNPGIPLKWKHGNKNRVIKLQGSSKQAYYAYPVVNDILAFGPRKCDQQGYAECIDLQQGFIDTWNQIVTAHYPHAKLTPEHFVFSRKSLLALIADPCSNSDTPMTTPLHDLDNPGGAAILLNIFGVDAAIHRKTAHQALDILQPFLKKKARPGFKDEILPGGDIQSKTISDYVVQLSLEYPQLPGTLLSHIANNYGNLAYAILGESQTIEDMGEHFGGDLYQREVDYLMNMEWASTPEDIIWRRSLIAFSLGKNEVETLRSHMKSKQKHVAHASKAR is encoded by the coding sequence ATGGAAGAGGTCGACATTACCGTCATTGGCGGCGGTATTAATGGCGTAAGCGTTGCGGCTGAGGCTGCAAGCAGAGGATTGCGTACGGTTCTCGTTCATGACAGCGATCTAGCCTCCGGTGGCTCTGCCACGCCGGTTACCCTTTCGGGTACACACCTGCAACACCTATCCGCGCTCGATTATTTTCAGCTAAACACCATGCTAGATGAGCTTCAGCGCTTGGGACGCACTGCGCCGCATCTGCTTGAGCTTCTTCCCGTCACACAAGTGAACGGCGAACCCGTAAAAGAAACCGGTGAAGGTTTAATCGAAAAGTACTTCCAGGGTGTGCGAGATAAATCTCTCGCCTCCATGTGTACCGAGAGCTTCTCTACAAAAATACAAAGCCTTGCGGCAAAAATCAAACCTTCCCGGCTTATCATCTGCAAAGCTCTGCAAGCACAGAAGTATGGCGCCATCATCCTGCCTCGGCACAAGGTCACCTCAGCCAGTAGGCAAGTCAAACACTGGGAGCTACAACTTGAAAGGCAGCCAGCGCCCTCGGATACTACAAACGAAACTGCTACCGACATAAAAAGTAATATTATTATCAATTGCAGTGGTTGGTGGGCCAATGAACTTATGGAAAATCTCCTCCATATCCGCACACGATGCAAAGCTAAGGAAGAGCATCGCACACAGTTTTTCTTTCGCAATCCAGGCATTCCTCTCAAATGGAAGCATGGCAATAAAAATCGTGTAATAAAGCTTCAAGGCAGCAGTAAGCAGGCCTATTACGCATATCCCGTTGTCAACGATATACTGGCTTTCGGGCCTCGCAAATGCGATCAGCAGGGATATGCAGAATGCATCGATCTGCAACAGGGTTTTATTGATACCTGGAATCAAATAGTCACGGCCCACTATCCACACGCAAAACTCACCCCAGAGCATTTTGTATTTTCCCGAAAATCACTGCTCGCGCTAATTGCAGACCCTTGCTCCAACTCAGACACGCCAATGACAACGCCTTTACACGATCTGGATAATCCTGGAGGAGCCGCCATACTGCTTAATATTTTTGGAGTCGACGCCGCCATACACCGAAAAACCGCACATCAGGCCTTAGATATCTTACAGCCCTTCCTCAAGAAAAAAGCACGTCCAGGCTTTAAAGACGAAATACTTCCCGGTGGGGATATTCAATCGAAAACTATTTCAGACTACGTGGTACAGCTCAGCTTAGAGTACCCTCAACTACCCGGCACTCTCCTTTCACACATTGCTAATAATTACGGTAATTTGGCTTATGCAATATTGGGGGAAAGCCAAACAATAGAAGATATGGGCGAGCATTTTGGTGGAGATCTGTATCAACGAGAAGTCGACTATCTTATGAATATGGAGTGGGCTTCAACGCCAGAAGATATCATTTGGCGGAGATCGTTAATCGCCTTCAGTTTAGGAAAAAACGAAGTCGAGACCTTACGCAGCCACATGAAAAGCAAACAAAAACATGTCGCTCACGCCTCTAAAGCCAGATAA
- a CDS encoding mechanosensitive ion channel family protein, which produces MNGNIESYIQQATDLVVTYGVKIVMAIVIYIIGKWIAGVVARLLERLMNARSVDPTISSFARNIVYYILLAMVFISALGQLGVQTASFVAIVGAAGLAVGLALQGSLANFAAGVLIILFRPLKIGDFVEAGGAAGVVKEISIFSTILTTGDNKTIIIPNAGITGGNITNYSTQAERRVDFTVGVGYGANLDLVRKELEAIAAEDERIIQDKGITIGLAELADSSVNFAFRVWTKTENYWAVFFETNEKIKKRFDVAGIEIPFPQMDVHVSKD; this is translated from the coding sequence ATGAACGGAAATATTGAATCTTACATTCAACAGGCTACCGATCTTGTCGTCACATACGGCGTTAAGATCGTCATGGCCATCGTCATCTATATCATTGGTAAATGGATTGCTGGAGTCGTAGCGAGACTACTCGAAAGATTGATGAACGCGCGAAGTGTCGACCCCACAATCAGTAGCTTCGCCCGTAATATTGTGTATTACATCCTTCTAGCAATGGTTTTCATCAGCGCCTTAGGACAGCTAGGCGTGCAGACTGCCTCCTTCGTCGCCATAGTCGGTGCCGCGGGTTTGGCTGTTGGTCTAGCTCTGCAAGGTTCGCTGGCAAACTTTGCAGCAGGCGTATTGATCATCCTCTTTCGCCCACTCAAAATCGGTGATTTTGTTGAAGCCGGCGGTGCTGCAGGTGTGGTTAAGGAAATTTCTATTTTTTCCACTATCCTCACCACCGGCGACAACAAGACAATTATCATCCCCAACGCAGGCATTACAGGCGGAAATATAACCAACTACTCTACTCAGGCAGAACGCCGTGTAGATTTCACCGTTGGTGTAGGCTATGGCGCCAATCTGGATCTCGTCCGCAAAGAACTTGAAGCGATCGCGGCGGAAGACGAGCGAATTATTCAGGATAAAGGCATCACCATCGGCTTGGCTGAACTCGCGGACTCTTCTGTGAATTTTGCTTTCCGCGTTTGGACGAAAACTGAGAATTATTGGGCCGTTTTCTTTGAGACTAACGAAAAAATCAAAAAACGCTTCGATGTCGCAGGCATAGAAATCCCATTCCCTCAAATGGATGTTCATGTGTCGAAAGACTAG
- a CDS encoding adenosylcobalamin-dependent ribonucleoside-diphosphate reductase has product MTNTTTNSLSDSLEKQQESVHPALQAASEDIWDKKYRLKDAHGESVDADIHATHLRVAKALADQEPKQKKHWQEQFLWALENGAIPAGRIISNAGASKYKPATSTINCTVSGSIQDSMHGILQKNLEAGLTLKAGCGIGYEFSTLRPKGAYVSGAGAYTSGPLSFMDIFDKMCFTVSSAGGRRGAQMATFDVHHPDVQDFIRAKREDGKLRQFNLSLLITDDFIKAVKNKTDWPLSFPLSQMDLEHKPLDLEDDTVVVWRRVSNPENYITNDAGLTACRIYRTIPAERLWNQIMASTYDYAEPGFILIDRVNQQNNNWFCENIRATNPCGEQPLPPYGSCLLGSVNLTLFVENAFTKDARFDWERYRQVVSIFTRMLDNVVEINGLALPEQQAEITNKRRHGMGFLGLGSTLALLGIPYGSSASIAFTEQVSRELAVTGWEQGIALAKEKGMAPALKQEFDVTESMLQQRPQMQKDGLKIGDKVPGRVLFSRYSKYMQNLAEEAPELIDQLVEHGSRFTHHSSIAPTGTISLSLANNASNGIEPSFAHYYSRNIIREGRKTKEKVDVYSYELLAYRHLVDQEATPDTLPDYFVCADDISPQQHVDVQAAAQKWVDSSISKTINVPTNIPYDTFKDIYLYAHEKGLKGCTTFRFNPEAFQGVLVKEEDLANTTYSFELEDGTSVELKGNETVEYDGEEHTAANLYDALKEGYYGKF; this is encoded by the coding sequence ATGACCAATACCACTACAAATAGTCTTTCAGACAGTTTAGAAAAGCAGCAAGAATCCGTTCATCCAGCGCTACAAGCGGCCTCAGAAGACATCTGGGACAAGAAATATCGCCTCAAGGATGCGCACGGGGAATCCGTCGATGCCGATATACACGCAACACATCTACGTGTCGCAAAAGCGTTGGCTGATCAAGAACCAAAACAGAAAAAACACTGGCAGGAACAGTTCTTGTGGGCACTCGAAAACGGTGCTATCCCGGCAGGCCGAATCATATCTAACGCCGGTGCCAGTAAATACAAACCGGCGACCTCAACCATCAACTGTACGGTATCTGGTAGCATCCAGGATTCCATGCACGGTATTCTACAAAAAAATCTGGAAGCAGGCCTTACCCTGAAAGCCGGTTGCGGTATCGGCTATGAATTCTCAACTCTGCGCCCAAAAGGCGCTTATGTATCTGGTGCGGGCGCCTACACCTCCGGCCCACTGTCGTTTATGGATATTTTCGACAAGATGTGCTTTACCGTATCCTCCGCTGGCGGCCGCCGAGGAGCCCAGATGGCCACCTTCGATGTCCACCACCCAGACGTCCAAGACTTTATTCGCGCCAAGCGGGAAGATGGCAAGCTGCGGCAGTTCAATCTGAGCCTGTTGATAACCGACGATTTCATCAAAGCCGTAAAAAACAAAACTGACTGGCCATTATCCTTCCCTCTTTCACAAATGGACCTGGAACACAAGCCTCTGGATCTGGAAGACGACACGGTAGTCGTATGGCGCCGTGTTTCAAACCCAGAAAACTATATTACCAATGATGCCGGCCTCACCGCTTGCCGTATCTACCGCACCATTCCGGCAGAGCGCTTGTGGAACCAAATTATGGCCTCCACGTACGACTATGCCGAGCCAGGGTTTATTCTTATCGATCGCGTTAACCAGCAAAACAACAACTGGTTCTGTGAAAACATTCGCGCCACAAACCCCTGCGGTGAACAGCCTTTGCCGCCCTATGGCAGTTGCCTGCTCGGCTCGGTAAACCTGACTCTGTTCGTGGAAAACGCCTTTACCAAAGACGCTCGTTTCGACTGGGAACGCTACCGACAAGTTGTCTCGATATTCACCCGTATGCTGGACAACGTCGTAGAAATTAACGGTTTAGCACTGCCGGAGCAGCAAGCCGAAATCACCAACAAGCGCCGCCACGGTATGGGATTCCTGGGCCTGGGTTCCACCTTGGCACTGCTGGGCATCCCTTATGGTAGCTCCGCATCTATCGCCTTTACCGAACAAGTAAGCCGCGAACTCGCTGTTACAGGCTGGGAACAAGGTATCGCGTTAGCCAAAGAAAAAGGTATGGCCCCAGCACTGAAGCAAGAATTTGACGTAACCGAATCTATGCTTCAACAACGCCCTCAAATGCAAAAAGATGGCCTTAAGATTGGTGATAAAGTCCCAGGCCGAGTGCTGTTCTCTCGTTACAGCAAGTACATGCAGAACCTCGCCGAAGAAGCTCCAGAGCTTATCGACCAGTTAGTTGAGCACGGTTCCCGCTTTACCCATCATTCCTCTATCGCTCCAACGGGGACTATCTCTCTATCTCTGGCCAATAATGCCAGTAACGGTATCGAGCCCAGCTTCGCTCATTATTACTCACGTAATATTATTCGCGAGGGCCGCAAGACGAAAGAAAAAGTAGACGTCTACTCTTATGAATTGCTTGCTTACCGCCACTTGGTTGATCAAGAGGCAACCCCGGACACCCTGCCAGATTACTTCGTCTGCGCTGACGATATCTCACCACAGCAACATGTAGACGTGCAGGCAGCGGCACAAAAATGGGTGGATTCTTCTATATCCAAAACCATCAATGTGCCCACTAACATCCCCTACGATACCTTTAAAGACATTTACCTCTACGCCCACGAAAAAGGGCTGAAGGGGTGCACCACCTTCCGCTTTAATCCGGAAGCCTTCCAGGGAGTTTTGGTAAAAGAAGAAGACCTTGCCAATACCACCTATAGCTTTGAGCTGGAAGACGGTACAAGTGTCGAATTAAAAGGCAATGAAACCGTCGAATATGATGGGGAAGAACACACGGCAGCCAACCTCTACGATGCATTGAAAGAAGGTTATTACGGAAAATTTTAG
- a CDS encoding NrdJb, producing the protein MSIVKIDKKITGYGIQKEPPANEPTTGAADQQAEPEIEHMHENVDRPEMLLGSTYKIKTPLSDHALYITINDIILNPNTDHEVRRPFEIFINSKNMDHFQWVVALTRVISAVFRKGGDCTFLAEEMQAVFDPKGGYFKTGGRFMPSLVAEIGYAIECHMKTIGLLVDDELSDIQKKILVEKRREYEESEGKKAKEGEFPESAQLCMKCYTKAMILMDGCMTCLSCGNSKCG; encoded by the coding sequence ATGAGTATTGTAAAAATCGACAAAAAAATTACCGGTTACGGTATCCAGAAAGAGCCGCCGGCAAACGAGCCCACGACGGGAGCGGCAGATCAACAGGCAGAGCCTGAAATCGAGCATATGCATGAAAACGTAGACCGCCCCGAAATGCTGCTGGGCTCGACCTACAAAATTAAGACCCCGTTATCGGATCATGCGCTCTATATCACGATTAACGATATTATTTTGAACCCAAATACCGACCACGAAGTACGTCGCCCGTTCGAAATTTTTATCAACTCCAAAAATATGGATCACTTCCAGTGGGTGGTCGCCCTGACCCGTGTAATCTCTGCGGTATTCCGTAAGGGTGGTGACTGCACCTTCCTGGCAGAAGAAATGCAGGCGGTGTTCGACCCCAAAGGTGGCTACTTCAAGACCGGTGGCCGGTTTATGCCATCACTGGTGGCTGAAATTGGCTATGCCATCGAATGCCATATGAAAACCATCGGTTTACTTGTGGACGACGAACTATCCGATATCCAAAAGAAAATTCTGGTAGAAAAACGCCGCGAATACGAAGAAAGTGAAGGGAAAAAAGCCAAAGAGGGTGAATTCCCAGAAAGTGCCCAACTGTGCATGAAGTGCTACACCAAGGCCATGATTCTTATGGACGGATGCATGACGTGCCTCAGCTGCGGCAACTCCAAATGCGGCTAA